A section of the Callospermophilus lateralis isolate mCalLat2 chromosome 14, mCalLat2.hap1, whole genome shotgun sequence genome encodes:
- the Adra2b gene encoding alpha-2B adrenergic receptor produces MSGPTMDHQEPYSVQATAAIAAAITFLILFTIFGNALVILAVLTSRSLRAPQNLFLVSLAAADILVATLIIPFSLANELLGYWYFRRTWCEVYLALDVLFCTSSIVHLCAISLDRYWAVSRALEYNSKRTPRRIKCIILTVWLIAAVISLPPLIYKGDQGPQPQGRPQCKLNQEAWYILASSIGSFFAPCLIMILVYLRIYLIAKRSHRRGPGAKGGPGPGEAKQSRPVPGGTSASAKVPTLASPLSSTGEANGHPKPTGEKEEGEAPEEPGSRALPPSWTALPKADQSQKRDLCGASPEEDAEEEEEEEECDPQSVPASSASVCSPPLQKPQGSRVLATLRGQVLLGRGAGAVGGQWWRRRAQLTREKRFTFVLAVVIGVFVLCWFPFFFSYSLGAICPQHCKVPHGLFQFFFWIGYCNSSLNPVIYTIFNQDFRRAFRRILCRQWTQTAW; encoded by the coding sequence ATGTCCGGCCCCACCATGGACCACCAGGAGCCCTACTCTGTGCAGGCTACAGCTGCCATCGCGGCAGCCATCACCTTCCTCATCCTCTTCACCATCTTCGGCAACGCGCTGGTCATCCTGGCTGTGTTGACCAGCCGCTCGCTTCGCGCACCGCAAAACCTGTTCTTGGTGTCGCTGGCTGCCGCTGACATCCTCGTGGCCACGCTCATCATCCCTTTCTCGCTGGCCAACGAGCTGCTGGGCTACTGGTACTTTCGGCGCACATGGTGCGAGGTGTACCTGGCGCTCGACGTGCTCTTCTGTACCTCGTCCATCGTGCACCTGTGCGCCATCAGCCTGGACCGCTACTGGGCGGTGAGCCGCGCGCTGGAGTACAACTCGAAGCGCACACCGCGCCGCATCAAGTGCATTATCCTCACCGTGTGGCTCATTGCAGCCGTCATCTCGCTGCCGCCCCTCATCTACAAGGGCGACCAGGGCCCCCAGCCCCAAGGGCGCCCCCAGTGCAAGCTCAACCAAGAGGCCTGGTACATCTTAGCCTCCAGCATCGGCTCTTTCTTTGCGCCCTGCCTCATCATGATACTTGTCTACCTACGCATCTACCTGATTGCCAAACGCAGCCACCGCAGAGGGCCAGGGGCCAAAGGCGGGCCAGGCCCTGGTGAGGCGAAGCAGTCGCGTCCTGTCCCTGGGGGCACTTCAGCCTCAGCCAAGGTGCCAACCCTGGCCTCTCCTCTTTCTTCTACTGGAGAGGCCAATGGACACCCCAAGCCCACTggggagaaagaggaaggagAGGCCCCTGAAGAGCCTGGGAGCAGGGCCTTGCCCCCCAGCTGGACTGCCCTCCCCAAGGCAGACCAGAGCCAGAAGAGGGACCTTTGTGGGGCATCTCCAGAGGAGGACgctgaagaggaggaagaggaggaagagtgtGACCCTCAGTCAGTGCCAGCATCTTCTGCCTCCGTTTGCAGTCCCCCCTTGCAGAAGCCACAGGGTTCCCGGGTGCTGGCCACCCTACGTGGACAGGTGCTCCTGGGCAGGGGTGCAGGTGCTGTGGGTGGGCAGTGGTGGCGTCGGCGGGCGCAGCTGACCCGGGAGAAGCGGTTCACGTTCGTGCTGGCCGTGGTCATCGGGGTCTTCGTGCTCTGCTGGTTCCCCTTCTTCTTCAGCTACAGCCTGGGTGCCATCTGCCCACAGCACTGCAAGGTGCCCCATGGCCTCTTCCAGTTCTTCTTCTGGATTGGCTACTGTAACAGCTCCCTGAACCCTGTCA